Proteins encoded in a region of the Geobacillus genomosp. 3 genome:
- a CDS encoding MMPL family transporter, whose translation MNRWLHVLTDRVATKKGTGWTLIIWLAAVAILGAVAPSAKEYEVSSIETLPDEAQSMVAAKKADQYASTSDGVPAIFVFHSDDRPIAKDELQRLVGHIEQTHRDALEQVVPVASLPPQAMAGFVSEDGKTIVVPAVYRATMESKDIQTVNDEIRKWVKKESDVAIYITGPAGIAADTLALFSRADMVLMLSTVGLILVLLIVIYRSPLLALIPLVAAGLVYGVVMQLLGVLGKAGLVISKQTVSIMSILLFAAITDYSLFIFSRYREELKRHENKWQAMKWAMRETGLPVFFSGGTVLEAMLVLFFAKIGDYRNFAPTFALAMAVIMIASVTLLPALFTLFGRKAFWPNIPRAGESDEKGTSGFWQKIGRFVVEKPLLTVALIGLLLVVMAGHTTALRYEYDLIKSFPDDMPSRQGYELLEQHFAKGELAPTTVLFEGKAKVTPQQLEQLQNQLEKQPLVSEVRPTGTADEGRVATFTLTFRESPYDVKTIDAMEQIIDRKETIVKQSGLDGRLYFAGETAAKVDERALNKRDMIVIVSLETLLILLLLIGLTRSVKRSMYMMATILVSFAAALGVGIWLADWLFGIGAVSDRVPIYAFVFLVALGIDYNIMLISRFQEEWRTHSLHEAVKQAVAHTGGVISSAGLILAATFAVLMTQPVQLLFVFGFLVAIGILLDTFLIRGMLLPGLIVWLEKEREAPAEADGETV comes from the coding sequence ATGAATCGATGGCTGCATGTGTTGACCGACCGGGTGGCAACGAAAAAAGGAACGGGGTGGACGTTGATCATTTGGCTTGCGGCCGTTGCTATACTGGGGGCTGTAGCGCCGAGCGCCAAAGAGTATGAAGTGTCAAGCATAGAAACGCTTCCAGACGAGGCGCAATCGATGGTGGCGGCGAAAAAGGCGGATCAGTATGCTTCAACGAGCGACGGTGTTCCGGCTATTTTTGTCTTTCATTCAGATGACCGCCCGATTGCCAAAGATGAATTGCAACGTTTGGTCGGTCATATTGAACAAACGCATCGTGATGCATTGGAACAAGTTGTTCCGGTTGCTTCGCTTCCGCCGCAAGCGATGGCCGGTTTCGTTTCGGAAGATGGGAAAACAATCGTTGTTCCGGCTGTCTACCGGGCAACGATGGAATCTAAGGACATCCAAACGGTGAACGACGAGATTCGCAAATGGGTCAAAAAGGAAAGCGATGTGGCGATCTATATCACAGGACCGGCCGGTATTGCGGCTGATACGCTGGCGTTGTTTTCCCGCGCTGATATGGTGCTTATGTTGTCGACAGTCGGGTTGATTCTCGTGCTATTGATCGTCATTTACCGTTCGCCGCTGTTGGCGTTGATCCCGCTTGTGGCGGCCGGGTTGGTTTACGGAGTGGTTATGCAGCTGCTTGGGGTGCTGGGCAAAGCCGGGCTGGTCATATCGAAACAGACGGTTTCGATTATGTCGATTTTGCTGTTTGCCGCGATCACTGATTATTCGTTGTTCATCTTTTCCCGTTATCGTGAAGAGTTGAAGCGGCACGAGAACAAATGGCAAGCGATGAAATGGGCGATGCGTGAGACGGGGCTGCCGGTGTTTTTCTCTGGAGGCACGGTGCTGGAGGCTATGCTTGTCTTGTTTTTTGCGAAAATCGGCGATTACCGGAATTTCGCTCCGACGTTTGCGTTGGCGATGGCCGTTATTATGATCGCTTCGGTCACATTGCTCCCGGCGTTGTTTACGCTGTTTGGCCGCAAAGCGTTTTGGCCGAACATCCCGCGCGCCGGCGAGAGTGATGAAAAAGGGACAAGCGGATTTTGGCAGAAAATCGGCCGCTTTGTTGTCGAAAAGCCGCTCCTGACGGTCGCCTTGATCGGCTTGCTTCTTGTCGTGATGGCGGGCCATACGACCGCTCTTCGGTATGAGTATGATCTGATCAAATCGTTTCCAGACGATATGCCGTCGCGCCAAGGATATGAATTGTTGGAACAGCATTTTGCCAAAGGAGAGCTGGCGCCGACTACCGTTTTGTTTGAAGGAAAGGCTAAGGTGACGCCGCAACAGCTGGAACAGCTGCAAAATCAGCTCGAAAAACAGCCGCTCGTCAGCGAAGTGCGCCCGACCGGTACGGCCGATGAGGGCCGCGTTGCCACTTTTACGCTTACGTTTCGCGAAAGCCCGTACGATGTCAAAACGATCGATGCGATGGAACAGATCATTGACCGGAAGGAAACGATCGTCAAACAAAGCGGGCTTGACGGTCGCCTTTATTTTGCCGGGGAAACAGCGGCGAAAGTGGATGAACGGGCGTTGAACAAACGCGATATGATCGTGATTGTTTCATTGGAAACGCTCTTGATTCTTTTGCTGCTCATTGGGCTGACACGATCGGTGAAGCGGTCCATGTATATGATGGCGACGATTCTCGTTTCGTTTGCGGCCGCGCTCGGGGTTGGAATTTGGCTGGCCGATTGGCTGTTTGGCATCGGCGCTGTCAGCGACCGTGTGCCGATTTATGCGTTTGTATTTTTAGTGGCGCTCGGCATTGACTACAATATTATGCTCATCTCCCGTTTCCAAGAGGAGTGGAGAACGCATTCGCTTCATGAAGCGGTGAAACAGGCGGTGGCTCATACCGGCGGCGTCATTTCTTCGGCTGGCCTCATTTTGGCGGCGACGTTCGCCGTGCTGATGACCCAGCCTGTACAACTGTTGTTTGTGTTTGGTTTTCTTGTCGCCATTGGCATTTTGCTTGATACGTTTTTGATTCGCGGGATGCTGCTGCCCGGCCTTATTGTATGGCTGGAAAAAGAACGGGAAGCGCCGGCCGAGGCGGACGGTGAAACCGTATAG
- a CDS encoding DUF2268 domain-containing protein, which translates to MGLFPTDQWLEQDRGDPLRLCARFVPFFGDASAHDIHKYLCRYGMYRSARQAVRMLPDMKAQRLWERAGRQYDRQRERWNGPDVPVFLLPADDENRKLAREFHGKGGVAFADKLFFFLLPEHRDGEIAALVAHEYNHVCRLQMLPIDGKEATLLDAVIMEGLAEHAVAETVGAGQCADWTGYYTDRELRRFWRRYIAPNQDMDASHPLSTRLLYGLGWYPNMVGYAVGYAIVRRCLESGHSLTKLMAMEAKQIAALAGFDAIE; encoded by the coding sequence ATGGGATTATTCCCAACTGACCAGTGGCTCGAACAAGATCGGGGCGACCCGCTTCGGCTATGCGCACGGTTTGTCCCATTTTTTGGCGATGCGTCAGCGCACGACATTCATAAATACTTGTGTCGGTATGGCATGTACCGGAGCGCCCGGCAAGCTGTCCGGATGCTGCCGGATATGAAGGCGCAGCGTCTTTGGGAGCGGGCCGGCCGCCAGTATGACCGGCAGCGGGAGAGGTGGAACGGGCCGGACGTTCCGGTATTTTTGCTGCCGGCCGATGATGAAAACCGGAAGCTTGCGCGCGAGTTTCACGGAAAAGGCGGGGTGGCGTTTGCCGATAAGCTGTTTTTCTTTTTGCTGCCCGAACATCGCGACGGTGAGATTGCTGCGCTCGTGGCACACGAATACAATCACGTGTGCCGTCTGCAAATGCTGCCGATTGACGGCAAAGAGGCGACACTGTTGGATGCGGTGATTATGGAAGGGCTGGCGGAACATGCGGTGGCTGAGACGGTCGGCGCCGGACAGTGCGCGGACTGGACGGGGTACTATACGGATCGGGAACTGAGGCGTTTTTGGCGCCGCTATATCGCCCCAAACCAAGATATGGACGCCTCACATCCGCTTAGCACCCGGCTTTTGTATGGGCTTGGTTGGTATCCGAATATGGTCGGCTATGCGGTCGGCTATGCCATCGTCCGCCGCTGCCTTGAGAGCGGGCATTCGTTGACCAAACTGATGGCGATGGAAGCGAAACAAATCGCTGCCTTAGCCGGTTTTGACGCCATTGAATAA
- a CDS encoding alpha/beta hydrolase, producing the protein METMAGQRRFFQLDGQWCIVHVPERPNGFALFLIGDGDQFVNEQTSFWLEHPGRRQWLDDWLEQGYTVFSSHLYGRHWGSPKAVRLARQLIYSVLKSEIVNQRIYIVAEGMGALVALQLLGAMPGQIRAVAMLNPCLDVRAQLSHEREHPLMYRRMVKEIALAYEMKEEEVPGAVPSLFLSPHDVPVTIWQLAGVSGYPSALHSRKYEQWMKTMNDRVRVVYHLPERRRQLAVQIGQFFRQYNELP; encoded by the coding sequence ATGGAAACGATGGCAGGACAACGACGGTTTTTCCAACTTGATGGGCAATGGTGCATCGTTCACGTGCCGGAGCGCCCGAACGGGTTTGCCCTTTTTTTAATCGGCGACGGTGACCAGTTTGTGAACGAACAAACGAGTTTTTGGCTCGAGCATCCGGGGCGGCGCCAGTGGCTGGACGATTGGCTTGAACAAGGGTATACGGTATTTTCCTCCCACTTGTACGGCCGGCATTGGGGAAGTCCGAAGGCAGTCCGGCTGGCGCGCCAGCTTATCTACTCCGTACTGAAAAGCGAAATTGTCAACCAGCGCATTTATATTGTTGCTGAAGGAATGGGCGCACTCGTCGCTTTACAGCTGCTTGGCGCCATGCCGGGGCAAATCCGTGCCGTCGCCATGCTCAACCCTTGCCTTGATGTACGCGCCCAGCTCAGTCATGAACGGGAACACCCGTTAATGTATCGACGGATGGTGAAAGAAATCGCGCTTGCCTACGAAATGAAGGAAGAGGAGGTGCCGGGGGCTGTTCCGTCCCTTTTTCTCAGCCCTCATGATGTTCCGGTGACGATTTGGCAGCTCGCCGGCGTGAGTGGGTATCCATCCGCACTGCACAGCCGCAAATACGAGCAATGGATGAAAACAATGAATGACCGGGTGCGCGTCGTATACCATTTACCGGAAAGACGACGACAGCTGGCGGTGCAAATCGGACAATTTTTCCGCCAGTACAACGAGCTCCCGTAA
- the clpB gene encoding ATP-dependent chaperone ClpB: MDASRLTERLQEALMTAQSLAKERHHQQLDIEHLLVALLEQEDGLAPRLFALCGADRAQAIGWLQDRLRQKPEVHGAAQGQLYIAPALARLLDEAEAEAKRMKDEYISVEHVLLALPQGAESIAGQLAAFGLTKEALLVAVRNVRGNQRVTSPHPEATYEALTKYGRDLVAEVKAGKLDPVIGRDSEIRRVIRILSRKTKNNPVLIGEPGVGKTAIVEGLAQRIVRKDVPEGLKDKTIFALDMSALVAGAKFRGEFEERLKAVLNEIKKSDGRIILFIDELHTIVGAGRAEGAIDAGNMLKPMLARGELRCIGATTLDEYRQYIEKDPALERRFQQVLVQEPSGEDTISILRGLKERYEVHHGVKIHDRALVAAAVLSDRYISDRFLPDKAIDLVDEACATIRTEMESMPSELDEVMRRVMQLEIEEAALSKETDEASRERLAALQKELAHLREKANAMKAQWQQEKEALDRVRRVREELERAKRELEKAENDYDLNRAAELRHGRIPQLEKQLKQLEKEISEQREGKLLREEVTEEEIAEIVSRWTGIPLTRLVEGEREKLLRLHELLHERVIGQDEAVELVADAVLRARAGMKDPNRPIGSFLFLGPTGVGKTELARALAEALFDSEEQLIRLDMSEYMEKHAVSRLIGAPPGYVGYEEGGQLTEAVRRKPYSVLLFDEMEKAHPDVFNILLQLLDDGRLTDSHGRTVDFKNTVVIMTSNIGSLLLLEHKNGDIDEQTRNQVFDQLRAHFRPEFLNRIDDVILFKPLSVNEVKGIVEKFARELSHRLTDRHIELVLTEAAKRYIAEAGFDPVYGARPLKRFMQKQIETPLAKELIAGRVKEYSTVIVDAENGRLVIRPQP; this comes from the coding sequence ATGGATGCAAGCCGTTTGACGGAAAGACTGCAAGAGGCGCTCATGACGGCGCAGTCGCTGGCGAAAGAGCGGCATCATCAACAGCTTGATATTGAGCATCTCCTCGTGGCACTTCTCGAGCAAGAAGATGGCTTGGCGCCGCGGCTGTTTGCCCTTTGCGGCGCCGACCGCGCTCAGGCGATCGGCTGGCTGCAAGACCGGCTTCGCCAAAAGCCGGAAGTGCACGGGGCGGCACAAGGGCAGCTGTATATTGCCCCTGCCTTGGCGCGGCTGCTTGACGAAGCGGAGGCAGAGGCGAAACGGATGAAAGATGAGTACATATCGGTTGAACATGTGCTGCTCGCGCTGCCTCAAGGCGCGGAATCAATCGCCGGCCAGTTGGCGGCGTTTGGTTTGACGAAGGAAGCTCTATTAGTGGCAGTGAGAAACGTAAGGGGGAATCAGCGCGTGACAAGTCCGCATCCAGAAGCGACGTATGAAGCGTTAACGAAATATGGGCGTGATCTTGTAGCGGAAGTAAAAGCCGGCAAACTTGATCCCGTCATCGGCCGCGACAGTGAAATTCGCCGCGTCATCCGCATTTTGTCGCGGAAGACGAAAAACAACCCGGTGCTGATCGGCGAACCGGGCGTCGGGAAAACGGCGATCGTCGAAGGGCTCGCCCAGCGCATCGTGCGCAAAGATGTTCCCGAGGGGCTGAAAGACAAAACGATTTTTGCCCTTGATATGAGCGCGCTCGTTGCCGGAGCCAAGTTTCGCGGCGAATTTGAAGAGCGCCTGAAAGCGGTGCTAAACGAAATAAAAAAAAGCGACGGCCGCATCATTTTGTTTATCGATGAACTGCATACGATCGTCGGCGCCGGCCGGGCCGAAGGGGCGATCGACGCCGGCAATATGTTAAAGCCGATGCTCGCCCGCGGCGAGCTGCGCTGCATCGGGGCGACGACGCTTGATGAGTATCGGCAATACATCGAAAAAGACCCGGCGCTTGAGCGCCGATTCCAACAAGTGCTCGTCCAAGAGCCGAGCGGCGAAGATACGATTTCCATTTTGCGCGGGTTGAAAGAACGGTACGAAGTGCACCACGGGGTGAAAATTCACGACCGGGCGCTCGTCGCCGCCGCGGTGTTGTCCGACCGCTACATCTCGGACCGCTTTTTGCCTGACAAAGCGATTGATTTGGTCGATGAAGCGTGCGCCACGATCCGCACGGAAATGGAATCGATGCCGTCGGAGCTCGATGAAGTGATGCGCCGCGTCATGCAGCTGGAAATTGAAGAGGCGGCTTTAAGCAAAGAAACGGATGAAGCGAGCCGCGAGCGGCTGGCAGCGCTGCAAAAAGAACTCGCTCATTTGCGCGAAAAAGCGAACGCCATGAAAGCGCAATGGCAACAAGAAAAAGAGGCGCTTGACCGCGTCCGCCGCGTGCGCGAGGAACTTGAGCGGGCGAAGCGTGAGCTCGAGAAAGCGGAAAACGACTACGATTTAAACAGGGCGGCCGAGCTCCGCCATGGCCGCATTCCGCAGTTGGAAAAGCAACTCAAGCAGCTTGAGAAAGAAATCAGTGAGCAACGCGAAGGGAAACTGCTGCGCGAGGAAGTGACGGAAGAGGAGATTGCCGAAATCGTGTCGCGCTGGACAGGCATTCCGCTCACCCGCCTTGTTGAAGGGGAGCGGGAAAAGCTGCTTCGCCTTCACGAGCTGCTCCATGAGCGGGTCATCGGCCAAGACGAAGCGGTGGAACTTGTCGCTGACGCCGTCTTGCGGGCGCGGGCCGGCATGAAAGACCCGAACCGTCCAATCGGCTCGTTTTTGTTCCTCGGGCCGACCGGTGTCGGCAAAACCGAGCTGGCCAGAGCGCTTGCCGAGGCGCTGTTTGATAGCGAGGAGCAGCTCATTCGTCTCGATATGTCCGAGTACATGGAAAAACATGCTGTTTCCCGTTTGATCGGGGCGCCGCCCGGCTATGTTGGCTATGAGGAAGGCGGCCAGCTGACCGAAGCGGTGCGGCGTAAGCCGTACTCTGTCTTATTGTTCGATGAAATGGAAAAAGCGCACCCGGATGTGTTCAACATTTTGCTTCAGTTGCTAGATGACGGCCGGCTCACCGACTCACACGGGCGGACGGTCGATTTTAAAAACACGGTTGTCATCATGACGTCAAACATCGGCTCGCTGCTGTTATTGGAACACAAAAACGGCGACATCGATGAACAGACGCGCAATCAAGTGTTTGACCAATTGCGCGCCCATTTTCGCCCTGAGTTTTTAAATCGGATTGATGACGTCATCTTGTTTAAGCCGCTGTCGGTGAACGAAGTAAAGGGCATCGTCGAAAAGTTTGCCCGCGAGCTGTCGCACCGTCTGACAGATCGCCATATTGAACTTGTGCTGACGGAGGCGGCGAAGCGATACATCGCCGAAGCGGGCTTCGATCCGGTCTACGGCGCCCGCCCGCTCAAGCGGTTTATGCAAAAGCAAATCGAAACGCCGCTCGCCAAAGAGCTGATCGCCGGGCGGGTGAAAGAGTACAGCACCGTCATTGTCGATGCCGAAAACGGCCGGCTTGTCATCCGTCCACAGCCGTAA
- a CDS encoding beta-ketoacyl-ACP synthase III — MGAGIIGVGYYAPEKVVTNADLEKVMDTSDEWIRTRTGIEERRIAPDDVDTSDMAYVAAERALADAGISAKDIDLILVATVTPDRPFPSVACMLQERLGAVNAAALDISAACAGFMYGVVTASQFIDNGAYKYILVVGAEKLSKIIDWTDRNTAVLFGDGAGAVVMGPVSPGRGILSFELGADGTGGKHLYQDEYIIMNGREVFKFAVRQMGESSLRVLEKAGLSKNDVDFLIPHQANIRIMEAARQRLELPEEKMSKTIARYGNTSAASIPISLAEEIEAGKIKDDDVIIMVGFGGGLTWGAIALRWGR, encoded by the coding sequence ATGGGAGCAGGAATCATTGGCGTTGGTTACTATGCGCCGGAAAAAGTGGTGACAAACGCTGACTTAGAAAAAGTGATGGACACATCAGACGAATGGATTCGGACGCGCACCGGGATTGAGGAGCGACGCATCGCTCCGGATGATGTCGATACGTCTGACATGGCGTATGTTGCTGCTGAGAGGGCGCTCGCTGATGCCGGCATTTCCGCGAAAGACATTGATTTGATTTTGGTTGCTACCGTTACTCCGGATCGCCCGTTTCCGTCTGTCGCCTGCATGTTGCAGGAGCGGCTCGGCGCTGTCAATGCCGCAGCGTTGGACATTAGCGCTGCCTGCGCCGGGTTTATGTATGGGGTCGTGACAGCGAGCCAGTTCATTGACAACGGCGCATATAAGTATATATTGGTAGTGGGCGCAGAAAAACTATCAAAAATTATTGACTGGACCGACCGAAATACAGCGGTGCTGTTTGGCGATGGCGCCGGAGCGGTCGTCATGGGGCCGGTGTCGCCGGGGCGCGGCATTTTATCCTTTGAATTAGGTGCTGATGGAACGGGAGGAAAACATTTATATCAAGACGAATATATCATCATGAACGGCCGGGAAGTATTTAAGTTCGCTGTCCGGCAAATGGGGGAATCAAGCTTGCGTGTGCTTGAAAAAGCCGGTCTGTCGAAAAATGATGTTGACTTTTTGATTCCTCACCAGGCGAACATTCGTATTATGGAGGCGGCCAGACAGCGGCTGGAACTGCCGGAAGAGAAAATGTCAAAAACGATTGCCCGATACGGCAATACGTCAGCAGCGTCCATTCCGATTTCGCTCGCCGAGGAAATCGAAGCGGGCAAAATTAAAGACGATGACGTCATCATCATGGTCGGATTCGGCGGCGGACTGACATGGGGCGCGATTGCTTTGCGCTGGGGCCGCTAA
- a CDS encoding TetR/AcrR family transcriptional regulator — MARERKFSLNELFQQTKQLLLEHGYEGFTFGLLAERLGVSRTAIYKHFENKEEVITAYMVDEMEQVFAKLVHIHDYPTFDEQFRFLLDLILYHDDLHQMIAIGRRVPDTTPVVRANKARLEQFHERMYEELDQLVERGKQEGKMKPHLPNRIVLAYIFQSVTVPHFPGISLDQWAESIKEIIMYGVMNGN, encoded by the coding sequence GTGGCGCGCGAACGGAAATTTTCATTGAACGAATTGTTTCAACAGACAAAACAACTTCTCCTTGAACACGGCTATGAAGGGTTTACCTTTGGGCTGTTAGCGGAACGGCTTGGTGTGTCAAGAACGGCCATTTATAAACATTTTGAGAACAAAGAAGAGGTTATTACGGCGTATATGGTGGACGAAATGGAGCAAGTGTTTGCCAAACTTGTTCATATTCATGACTATCCGACGTTTGACGAACAGTTTCGCTTTTTGCTTGACTTGATTTTGTACCATGACGATCTTCATCAGATGATCGCGATCGGAAGGCGCGTCCCGGATACGACTCCGGTTGTGCGGGCGAATAAGGCGCGCCTTGAGCAGTTTCATGAGCGGATGTACGAAGAGCTTGACCAACTGGTGGAGCGGGGGAAACAAGAAGGCAAAATGAAACCGCACCTTCCCAACCGGATCGTTCTTGCGTATATTTTTCAATCGGTGACGGTCCCTCATTTTCCTGGCATTTCGCTTGACCAATGGGCGGAAAGCATTAAGGAGATCATCATGTATGGGGTGATGAATGGAAATTGA
- a CDS encoding YjzC family protein, translating into MGQPRHFKPGDKAPNNGVYIEIGETGDNVKHPKKLKMKAGDTFPETSNHNRHWTYLRKP; encoded by the coding sequence ATGGGCCAACCGCGCCATTTTAAGCCAGGCGATAAAGCGCCGAACAACGGTGTGTACATTGAAATCGGCGAAACGGGAGACAACGTGAAGCATCCGAAAAAGTTGAAGATGAAAGCCGGCGATACGTTCCCGGAAACGTCCAACCATAACCGGCATTGGACGTATTTACGCAAACCGTAA
- the fabF gene encoding beta-ketoacyl-ACP synthase II: MERRRVVVTGMGAVTPLGNDVETTWKNIIAGQSGIDTVTRVNPDDFPAKVAAEVKGFDPASFMDRREARKMDRFTQYAVAAALMAVKDAKLEINEQNAERVGVWIGSGIGGMETFEQQFEIFQQRGYRRVSPFFVPMMIPDMAAGQVSIILGAKGINSCTVTACATGANSIGDAFKVIQRGDADVMITGGAEAPITKMSFAGFCANTALSTNPDPKTASRPFDKNRDGFVMGEGAGIVVLEELEHALRRGATIYAEIVGYGATADAYHITAPAPGGEGGVRAMRQALQDAGLQPEDIDYINAHGTSTEYNDKYETIAIKEVFGDHAYKLAISSTKSMTGHLLGATGAVEAIFSALAIRDGVIPPTINYETPDPECDLDYVPNEARKRDVRAVLSNSFGFGGHNATLIFKKYM; encoded by the coding sequence ATGGAAAGAAGACGAGTTGTCGTGACCGGGATGGGGGCCGTCACCCCGCTCGGCAATGACGTCGAAACGACGTGGAAAAACATCATTGCAGGCCAATCCGGTATCGATACTGTCACTCGTGTCAATCCGGATGATTTTCCAGCGAAAGTGGCGGCGGAAGTCAAAGGTTTCGACCCGGCGTCGTTTATGGACCGTCGTGAAGCGAGAAAGATGGACCGGTTTACGCAATACGCCGTAGCGGCGGCGCTCATGGCGGTGAAAGATGCCAAGCTGGAAATCAACGAACAAAACGCCGAGCGGGTCGGCGTCTGGATCGGCTCTGGCATCGGCGGGATGGAGACGTTTGAACAGCAGTTTGAAATTTTCCAACAGCGCGGCTACCGCCGAGTGAGCCCGTTTTTCGTGCCGATGATGATTCCGGATATGGCGGCCGGGCAAGTATCGATTATCCTTGGGGCGAAAGGAATCAATTCATGCACGGTCACCGCTTGCGCGACCGGGGCCAATTCGATCGGCGACGCGTTTAAGGTCATTCAGCGCGGCGATGCCGATGTCATGATCACCGGTGGAGCTGAAGCGCCGATCACCAAAATGTCGTTTGCCGGCTTTTGTGCGAACACGGCGCTCTCGACGAATCCAGATCCGAAAACGGCGAGCCGTCCGTTTGATAAAAACCGCGACGGGTTTGTCATGGGGGAAGGGGCAGGCATCGTCGTTCTTGAAGAGTTGGAACATGCGCTGCGCCGGGGGGCGACGATTTATGCCGAAATTGTCGGCTACGGTGCCACTGCGGATGCTTACCATATTACAGCACCGGCGCCAGGCGGCGAAGGAGGCGTGCGGGCGATGCGCCAGGCGCTGCAAGACGCCGGCTTACAACCGGAGGACATTGACTACATTAACGCCCACGGCACAAGCACGGAGTACAATGATAAGTACGAGACGATTGCCATTAAGGAAGTGTTCGGCGATCATGCGTATAAGCTTGCCATCAGCTCGACGAAGTCAATGACCGGCCACCTGCTTGGCGCGACCGGTGCGGTGGAAGCCATTTTCTCGGCGTTGGCGATTCGCGATGGTGTCATTCCGCCGACGATCAACTACGAAACGCCGGATCCGGAATGCGACTTGGACTATGTGCCGAATGAAGCGCGCAAGCGGGACGTACGCGCGGTGTTGAGCAATTCGTTTGGTTTTGGCGGCCATAATGCAACATTAATCTTCAAAAAATATATGTGA
- the argF gene encoding ornithine carbamoyltransferase, producing MNAVMSLKGRDFLTLLDFSTDEIFDLLALAADLKAKQKAGVSYTPLVGKTMAMIFEKPSTRTRVSFEVGMIQLGGQALYLNGNDLQLGRGETIADTARVLSQYVDVIMIRTFAHQKVEELAEYASVPVINGLTDDDHPCQALADLLTIYEAKKTFQGVKLAYVGDGNNVANALLVAAAKVGMDVAIACPPGYEPKAAYVEAARRIGENTGAAVVVTHDPVEAVAGADAIYTDVWTSMGQESESAERLNVFQPYQVNEQLVQAAKPDYLFLHCLPAHRGEEVTAGIMDGPNSVVFEQAGNRLHAQKAILVSVL from the coding sequence ATGAATGCAGTCATGTCATTAAAAGGAAGAGACTTTTTAACGTTGCTCGATTTCTCAACGGATGAAATTTTCGACTTATTAGCGCTTGCGGCCGATTTAAAGGCGAAACAAAAGGCCGGTGTATCCTATACGCCGCTTGTCGGCAAAACGATGGCGATGATTTTTGAAAAGCCGTCGACGCGCACGCGCGTCTCGTTTGAAGTCGGCATGATTCAACTCGGCGGCCAGGCTCTTTACTTAAATGGCAACGACTTGCAGCTCGGCCGCGGCGAAACGATCGCCGATACGGCCCGCGTCTTGTCACAATACGTCGATGTCATCATGATTCGGACGTTCGCGCACCAAAAAGTTGAGGAACTGGCTGAATATGCGTCCGTTCCTGTGATTAACGGCCTGACGGATGATGATCATCCGTGCCAGGCGCTGGCGGATTTGCTGACGATTTATGAAGCAAAAAAAACGTTCCAAGGCGTGAAGCTTGCTTATGTCGGCGACGGGAACAACGTCGCCAACGCTCTGCTTGTTGCGGCCGCCAAAGTCGGCATGGATGTGGCCATCGCCTGTCCGCCGGGCTATGAGCCGAAGGCAGCGTACGTTGAGGCGGCGCGCCGGATCGGCGAGAACACCGGAGCAGCCGTTGTGGTGACGCACGATCCGGTCGAGGCGGTGGCCGGAGCGGATGCGATCTATACAGACGTCTGGACGAGCATGGGGCAAGAGAGCGAAAGCGCCGAGCGGCTGAACGTGTTTCAGCCGTATCAAGTGAACGAACAGCTCGTCCAAGCGGCGAAACCGGATTATCTCTTTTTGCACTGCCTGCCGGCCCATCGTGGCGAGGAAGTGACGGCCGGCATCATGGACGGTCCGAACTCGGTCGTGTTCGAACAAGCCGGCAACCGGCTTCATGCGCAAAAAGCGATTTTGGTGTCCGTTTTATAA
- a CDS encoding YjzD family protein yields the protein MRLFWTFFWTFLLVQMATYVMGSMQGIGYDFATGALLGVIVTILIVVVAALIPDEPAGHHHH from the coding sequence ATGCGCCTGTTTTGGACGTTTTTCTGGACGTTTTTGCTCGTGCAAATGGCGACGTACGTCATGGGCTCGATGCAAGGCATCGGCTACGATTTTGCGACCGGCGCCTTGCTTGGCGTCATCGTCACCATTTTGATCGTCGTTGTCGCGGCTTTGATTCCGGACGAGCCGGCCGGGCATCATCACCATTAA